AGTGAAGCATTTAGAAATTCCGTTAGTCGATCCAGTTCATCGATGGCCGAGACAATTGGCTCACTTTGCTCCATCTTTAAATCGCCCGCTAGAACGATCTCCAGCTTTCCCCGAATTGCCGTCAACGGACTACGAAGATCATGAGCAAGGGCCTCAGTGATGGTATGCAATTGATGCATCGAGCTTTCTATTCGGTCCAGCATACGATTGAGCGTTAGCGCCAGATGCCCTACTTCGTCGTTTCGTTTGCTGATCGGAACCCTGCTGCTCAAATCAGATTGCCCAATCCGGGACGCGGCTTCCGTTATCTCGCGAACATAGCCCAGCATACGCCTGGTCACGAAGAACACAATCACAGAACCAAACAGCACGATGAGCAGCCAGAGGCAGAAAAAACGATAACGGAGGTTCCTCAACACACGCAATTCATCTCGTTCCGAAAGGCCGAGATAGATGTGGCTCCCATCATCGAGCCGTACAGATGCTATTCGAAAAGGATGATTAAATCCTTTGACATTCAAGTCATAGGGAACGTCCGAAATGAACTTGCGCGCGCGAATCGCTGCTAAGTTAGGCACCCCGTCACCGGCACCTACCCAAAGTTTCAGAGTCCCGTCATCTCCAGCCTGAAGAAAGAAGACGGAGTCGTTCTCATTGCTGTTGGAACGGAGTTTATCGGGTACCTCTCGGCTTGCAAGTTCTGCTACTTCGCCCACAACTCTGCCGTAGAGTCGATCTTTCGGCGTTCGTCCAGCAACATCAGCCAGAACCGCAACCTCTCCAGAGAGCCAAGCGTCACTCCGCCTCTGAATGTCATTCGCAACAAAGCGATGAAGCATCGCAAAAACAAACATGGTCCCAATAGCAAATGCCAAAGTTGCCCACAGAGAGATACGCCACGCAGCGCTATACATGATGGGATTAGTGGTCTTTGAGGACATAGCCAATACCTCGCAAGGTCTTGATCAATGGCTCATGACCTTCTGTATCCACCTTGCCGCGCAGGCGGTAGACGTGTACATCAACAACATTGGTGTTAGGTTGAATTCGCATTCCCCATACTTCGGAGAGAAGCATCGATCGAGTAACGACACGCCCAGCGTGTCGACACAGATACGCCAGAAGTACAAATTCTTGCGGACTTAGATTTAGCACCTCTCCACCGCGAGAAGCTCTACGGCTAATGAAATCCAGCTCTAAGTCCAGTACGCGGAGGCGGGTTGCCTCCTCACTGGTAGCAAGATTACGCCGCAAAAGATTACGCAATCTCGCTAATAATTCTGCGACTGCAAAAGGTTTTGTCAGGTAATCGTCACCACCTTGCTCAAGGCCTTTGACCCTATCGTCAACCGATCTTCTGGCTGAAAGTATCAATACAGGGCTACTAATGCCAGAGCCACGAAGCTGGAGAATTAGGTCAATGCCATCTTGATCCGGAAGTCCTAGGTCAATAATGAGACCGTGGTAGGCATATTGAGACGCCAACTGAATTGCGGCATTCCCACTTTCAGCCGTATCTACTTCGTATCCGGCCTCAACCAAAGACTGTTTAACGAAGCTCTGAATCTCAGGTTCATCCTCGACCAGCAGAAGTCTCATGAATCATGGTAAGACATTTAGATCACAATTTGCCTGCTCCGGAAGGCCGCAGGATGACGATTTGGTAATCTGCGTCTACTCAGAATGGACGGATCGGGAAAGTTAGATAAAGGACAGGGTAACCTAAACAACAACTCCTGCCATAAGAGCGAGCAGAACAATCAATTCCGGTGCGTATACTTCCAATTCATTATGAGGCCCATATTCACGTCAATACAACAAGTGCTTGGCGATCTTCATGATTCCGTCCTCCATGAACAAATCGTCATCCTATTCCCTCGCTGCAAAGTGCTATCAAAAGAGCAAGGGTCTCGTCTCAAACAAGTAGCCGTTGTGTTGAAAACATGGAACCTGTTCTCTCAAATAGCCCACCGTTGCCGGATCGTCGCCTCCCCGTGGTCCAGCTTTCCAAAGACGCACCCACATCTAATTTCTATTATCCGGCTGAGGGCCATTGTGCATGACTACGGCTTACCTGAATCGCATCGCCACTGCCGTACCAGAGCATGATGTGCATGACACCTTCGTCGTCTTCGCTGAGAAGATGCTCGCTGACCCGCGGCTACGCACGGTCTTCCGCCGCATGGTAAATCGCGCCGATATCGCGCATCGTTATTCGTTCCTCAACCCGCAAAAAGGTTCCGGGCAATTCCCATTGCATGACGCGCATGAGTTTTACCAGCTGGGCAACTTTCCCAACACTGCGCGACGTATGGAGTTGTTTGAGCAGAGCGCTCCGGTGCTGATGCGGAAGGCTGTGGACCGGCTTGCTCTGAGCGAGGAGGAACGCTCCAGTATTACGCACGTTCTGGTGACCTGCTGCACGGGGCTCTATGCACCTGGGCTGGACTTTGAGATCGTCGACTACCTCGAGCTTTCAACGGGCGTAGAGCGCACGATGGTTGGATTCATGGGATGCTATGCCGCAATCAATGCGCTGAAGCTAGCGCGACACATTGTTCGCTCAAATTCTAAGGCGAGTGTTCTTATGGTCAACCTAGAGCTGTGCACGCTACACTTCCAGGAGACACAGGAGCTGGAGCAGGTGCTTTCCTTCCTGCTCTTTGCCGATGGTGCAGCGGCGAGCCTAATCACTGCTCGAGAGCAGGGTTTCGCGCTAGAGAGCTTCAAGGTGGTGATGGTGCCAGAGACACGTGGACTTATTACCTGGAAGATTCGCGGGCTAGGTTTCGACATGTTCCTCTCCGGACAGGTACCGGGTGAGTTGTGCCGTGCGCTGCATGAGGGTGAACTGATGGCGGAGCGAGACGGTATTGATCTGTGGGCGGTGCATCCCGGCGGACGGTCGATTCTGGATGCGGTGGAGAAGGGACTGGAATTGCCGACCGATGCGCTAGCAGCGTCACGCGAAGTTCTATCGTGCTTCGGCAACATGTCATCGGCAACAGTGATGTTTGTATTGCAGCGAATAATGCAGCAAGCACGCCCCGGACAGCGTGGGTGTGCGATG
This region of Edaphobacter dinghuensis genomic DNA includes:
- a CDS encoding ATP-binding protein, with translation MSSKTTNPIMYSAAWRISLWATLAFAIGTMFVFAMLHRFVANDIQRRSDAWLSGEVAVLADVAGRTPKDRLYGRVVGEVAELASREVPDKLRSNSNENDSVFFLQAGDDGTLKLWVGAGDGVPNLAAIRARKFISDVPYDLNVKGFNHPFRIASVRLDDGSHIYLGLSERDELRVLRNLRYRFFCLWLLIVLFGSVIVFFVTRRMLGYVREITEAASRIGQSDLSSRVPISKRNDEVGHLALTLNRMLDRIESSMHQLHTITEALAHDLRSPLTAIRGKLEIVLAGDLKMEQSEPIVSAIDELDRLTEFLNASLDVAEAKADALRLSLSEVDLDRTIRAMIDLYEPCMSEKGLRMNLHSAGPVFIAADAALLHRVIANLLDNELNHLPASCTVSIKLGTSEDAAMLIVEDDGPGFASEIGLHMFEQRVKGRDSKGHGLGLTFVEAVVRAHGGSVTASNRSEGGALLSISWPRETGEEIEAPHSPTHLNR
- a CDS encoding winged helix-turn-helix domain-containing protein; translated protein: MRLLLVEDEPEIQSFVKQSLVEAGYEVDTAESGNAAIQLASQYAYHGLIIDLGLPDQDGIDLILQLRGSGISSPVLILSARRSVDDRVKGLEQGGDDYLTKPFAVAELLARLRNLLRRNLATSEEATRLRVLDLELDFISRRASRGGEVLNLSPQEFVLLAYLCRHAGRVVTRSMLLSEVWGMRIQPNTNVVDVHVYRLRGKVDTEGHEPLIKTLRGIGYVLKDH
- a CDS encoding type III polyketide synthase, with protein sequence MTTAYLNRIATAVPEHDVHDTFVVFAEKMLADPRLRTVFRRMVNRADIAHRYSFLNPQKGSGQFPLHDAHEFYQLGNFPNTARRMELFEQSAPVLMRKAVDRLALSEEERSSITHVLVTCCTGLYAPGLDFEIVDYLELSTGVERTMVGFMGCYAAINALKLARHIVRSNSKASVLMVNLELCTLHFQETQELEQVLSFLLFADGAAASLITAREQGFALESFKVVMVPETRGLITWKIRGLGFDMFLSGQVPGELCRALHEGELMAERDGIDLWAVHPGGRSILDAVEKGLELPTDALAASREVLSCFGNMSSATVMFVLQRIMQQARPGQRGCAMSFGPGLTAEIMLFHAV